The genomic interval TTCGAGCTTGAATTTCCGGGATCGAGATGAAACTTCCAGGAAAGGAGGATTTCTTGGTGAGAATATCTAGTAACCTTGACGTCTCCAACTTAGTCTTAGCCCCATCAGATTCTGGTAGACTACTGCCAAATGAATATGCAGATGAATCTCTAGGACTGGGAGTCCCTCTCGGCGATTTTCCCCTATCGTCGAACATGTTTTCCGAAGGCTCCTCGTTGATGATAAAGGTAGACATGTCTATCCCATTTCCATCCCCTTCAATTAACCTTGAATATTCTGGATACTTTGCTAGAACATATTGTTCAACATATTCCATTTCTTTTGGTGTGATTGGACCTGACCATCGAAGATCAATATCGCGGATTGTTGATATCGCTTCAGCTATAATGTGTGGAGGAATCATTCCATGTCCTTTCTGTTTTAAGTACCAATACACGCCACTTTCTCAACTTCAATTCAATAAAGATATAGCACAATCTCTACAAACAAAAGAATTAAAAGTAGGAATTGAATATCATAGTTACCTTTATCACCATGCTGTTTGATTTGCAACTTTCTGTTGTTAATTTGTGTGCTGCACCTTTTTTAGTATCCTTGGCTTCATTGTCTACCATCTCCTGATATCTTACCTAACATAGTTAAATCCTTAATTAGAGGCTGAATTTGAAATACAATATAAGGACAAACTTGAACTGAATATAGTTTTGAGAAATTGTGACAACTTTACCTCAGATCCTTCGTCTGAAATTCCATGTTCCTGCTTGTTTGTTCCCATACTAATATTTGTCTTAACCacttacaaaaacaaaaaagatagcTACTTTTCAGTGCCTAAAACCTGATAAAATCTTGGGTAGGAGGCACAAAAATGACCGACAAAAAAAggtctaatttttttaaagcccAGTTGAAATCAGAAGTGGGTTTTGGAAGATTGAAGCAATTATGTGAAGATCACAGAATTGAATCAAACTcacttcagaaacttcttagtAGTGAAGATGTGAATCTAATTGCAAAGTAatcaagaaattaaaagaaatgagATGATGATTATCTTGCTCTTGCTTTAACCATGATTTGCAAAATATTCTCCAGATTATTCGTTTggacttattattattattggtttCAATTTCAAcactaaaaaaaactaaagattaattaaaattgaacctATTATTCTTAATTGAAGATTATTGAGGTGCAGTTTTCCAATGCCAACAGCATCACTATATTTGTTTATTGGCAATGCAACGTCCCTCAATGAATTATAAATTGTTGATGGAAAATGACCATTATAGAATCTCGATGGAATCATAATAATGTCAACATTAGCTTGGCCTCATTTCGAACATTTTTCTAAGCATATTTTTTTCGATCTTTATTACCATGTTatgtaatttattattctttttcgAATTGAATTTTTCTgtgagtttttttaattaaatttaataactatggattgatttagatttaggaggaaaaaaataaaaaaaataaaaaatatttaataataataataataattatgttatTCTTATTTATAATTCTTGTGCACTCTTGCAAAGAATGAGGAAACTTTTATAGATTtattaaacaaagaaaagttttacaataaaaatcaaaatatggaGATGTTGGGGGTCTTAGGGAGCATATTGACATTAGTATATGCCATATCTTTCCCGGTACTAGAGAACATTATCGAGTCTTTCAAGACAAACTTTATTTTTCCTTCATAATTTCCTTTCACACTAACTCGTTACTTTAAACCTTATTCTAGTTGGTCAAGACAACTTTTGTTcaataaaatgtatttatagAAATCTAGCAATACAATGCAAAACAAGTTAGATTTCATAATCCTCTAAATctttatgaataaaataataatttatttaacctcgatttaatataaaatacatattaatttttttttatttttattaaatcaatatcatttaaattaatgtttcaatcataaaaataaatgaccatTATGATAGATGACATCTATGAATTTTaggttttaaacattttttcaaTATTGACTCTTGATGGACGACATTCATATTATAATTTTCCTGCAAAATAATCTTTTCAAGAGAAATATCCCATGTAGACGCCTTCAAAAGACTATAGTAAATATGGACACTATCAAATATCATATAATACataacaacaaagaaaaaatgtGTTCTCTAGAATTAAACGAACATTAAcataaaaacaaaggaaaaatgtTGAGAAGCACCGTAGTAACGCCAAAAAgaaattgagagaaaaattaaattattttaaatttcatatactaaagtatataaaaatatgataattaaaaattatatttcattctaataagcttaaaatatacatatttcaTTCTAATAAGCTTAAAATATACAGTTGTTTTAGACATTGTTTTGTTTGgttatactttattttaatttaatatttattcatttaattgcTGATTGCAATGTTGGACATTGAAATGcaacataatttaaaaagttgTCTTTCGAGTAATAGTGGGATAGAgaaaatttaattcattcaatagaaaaacaaataaaacatattaaatgtatgaaacattttattaataatcatcttccaTTTCAGTATTTGTTCAATCTCcttttaatagaaaattaaatatatctgtATAAAGTGTATAATAATTACAATAGAAGTCAGAATACactattttgaaatcaaatctgAGATTCATTAACAATATATAAGATTATGTAAACTAAATCAGGTAAAGTCAATCTGAATTATAAGTAGaccaataatataattttaagaacaattataaatttactaTTCAAACATGATGTATGAATGttttgttggaattcaattatgagtagTTAGTCTCATGATTAAGAATTGAgaaaatattagatatataataaaaatgactCATAAATTTAATGCTTTAAGATTTTGAGTTAAAATATGGTGCATAAATCTCTTTATGAGCAAACTTACTAAAGtgaaaaaaatctaataaagaAATAAGAAGTTAATCAAAACCAACATTTTACCCTAATACATATTAGTTTTAGCGTGTAGCTCGAGATGTGAAAGCAAAACACGCACGCGGAGAATCAAGTGGACtaagttttttttactatattcaaaattttatttgttgtcAGCATTTTTAGTCAATATTAAACTAGTGTTTCATGTggtaataattgatatttttttagaatatttaatttataacatatattttgtttttatataagtttattttcttGATATTATATACGTAtttgtgaattatttttatttaatatttaaaatattatttaacgGACAAGAAGGGAATAATGTGTCCATTAATTGTgcaattattaaaatagaaaattgcgTCAACAATCTGCACATTCCTCTAAAATTAATCTAAACTTCATCTAGTTGGTGGTTATGCTTTTAAGATTAGTTTGTTTGAGTTTATCTGAATGAGCTAGACTATAATAAATggtaaatttgaatttgaattcctgttataaaatatatttatatttaacactattcaaaagaaattatttctaataaaaggaaattgtgaaataaaaaaattgtttgttttaatatCTTTTAAGATCTCTTTattatctttcaaaataatattaaagattTTCATAATATTAGTTTCACTTTTTTAAGGTGAAACTTGCCtttcataatattattatttttaaatcaaaagtgGTTTCTATAATTATAACAAGATGAATTATAAGTCCACCACTTTCATTAGTTTCACTTTTTTGAGGTGAAACTTGCCtctcataatattattaattttaaatcaaaactGGTTTCTATAATCATAACAAGGTGAATGGTCTACCACTTTCATAAGTGATGTAACATAGATTAGTAATTGAAAATCGCCGCAAATTTTAAGAAAGATCTGCAACACTCGCTAAAATAAAGTATCATATGGACGAAGTAATGATTtgattttagtaaaattaaggAAAAAACGAATACAAATAAATCACAGTTTCAATCTATTTGAGTTTAGAGAGGAAGGAATAAAAGAGGTTCCAGCGAAGCAAAGATAGAAATTAGagagaattatttttaattttttgaaaaaataattttgtagaaaataatgaaaaatatatatatttaatatattattaatttttaaagtattttagcaacatggaaaaaaatttaagaatttattCAATCTCTTTAAAATCTTTCTCCAATacattttttgagttttaaaaaaaaattatattataaaaaaataaactctcAAAATCCTCCCCCACACAAATCTCTTCcaaattttacttttacttcCTATTTTTCAAAGCAGTCCCATGCTAAACTCTCAAAAACACATCTGTAAACATTGTCCAtctgaaaattttatctaatCCTTTTATGATACATCTTCCGCCGCACTTAaccataaaatatttataattacatttctaaatttaatttattgtcgCAAAAAAAGTGGTTAAACTTTCAAATTAACTCTTAAATTTTTACGGATTTACGATTCTAAGTCACGAATCATGCCAATAAATCAACTCGcatgtaaattatatttttgataaaCTTTTATAAGTTTAAAAAAACTCTGATAAAATTAGTAAACTCTctattttacttatgtttttACAATTCTATATTAATTtaccttaaaatataaaattttgataaatattagtTAATATCTGATTTAATTCTATATATGTTACATTATTAACTAATATTGTTTTTCTAccattttatttgtaatttattatgaaaatgaagaattattattattttaataatatcataaattattattatttaaataaactcttaTAGAAACTATGAGTTTGCTTAAACTCTCAAGTTTGACGAACTTTTTCGTGATCAATTTTAGTATTCACTTTGCAAATGGAAAATCCGAATTACCAGTCTTCTTCAAGCTGTATGAAATGAGAACAATTCATGACTTACATTGATTGAAGTTTGAAAATTACCCAGCAACCCCCACAAATCTTCTTCAAACTCTTAATTCCAATCAAAATCTTGAAGACATTTAGAATGAACCGATGATCCATGTTAGTGCCCAGAAAAAATATTACAGAAAAAGAACGACTTTAAAGAGAGATAAGTGCAGTTTGAGTCAACTAGGCAAGTACAACAATTAGGTAACGAGGAGAAAGAACTGAGAGGAATCTAATGGGTGAGGAATCTCTGTTTTCTGTACACTACTGTTGGACAAGTTGTCCTATGTTCAAAATTAAACTGATAGGCGACCCGAACATGTTTGCCATCAGAAATTTCACCCACTTGCATAATCACCACTACTATCCATCCGCTGCAAAGAACAAACAAAAGGAACATGTTTAATATTTACAGATTGATGACTGAAAAATCTATTATCAAAATAACTTTGATGATCATTGCAGAAGGAAAGGACTAAATAAACAACTTGGATTGGAGCTACAGCTATAAATTTATATGCCCGTTGgcatattttctttgaatttcgCCTTTGTCAAACACTGGAGCATCATATATTATTGCCATGGAGCCATTATTTCAGTTTGTCGCccatctctaaaaatattatgtagTTCAATATATTGATTATGTAGGTTGGTCGGTGGTTAGCCAAACCCCCTTTAAAAAaaggatttaatttgtatacgCTGGCAACGTAAAGGTCTTTTACACTATCAGTCAAGTTTAGTTGTCGGTTCATTAGAAACATTTGACTTTTATGGTAGCTACATAAAAAGTCACAACTATAAATGGTTATGATGTGCTAACAGTGTACTACTTTTTACATTGTCAGTGCATAgtaattaaactcttaaaataaaatgttttatcCGTATACGACTGATACCGCCATTTTATGCATCTTGGCCAGATCAGTAAGAAGGGCTTAGCTCATTTTGCAACCCCTTTACCAAACTTGACAGCCTTGGGTTTGGCCAGTTGAAGCCAGGCCCAAAGCCGACTGATTTTGGCCGACAGTTTTGAAAGAAACCAAACCAATAATCTTTAGAATGTAAAACGCACCATTCTTTTGCTAACATAAGGTTGTATCATGATTGGCATCTCAGATTGAGTTTCAACACTGAACAACTCTTGTTTCTCCTTTTCAAATTCTTTTCTGGATTCTCTTCTGCTACCAGATTGCCAGACTCTACCAAAATTAGGAAGCCAGTTGACATCACATTTGTTCCTCACAATCTCCCCCCTCTTTTCCATCTCCATTTCAATCTTTCTCTTTTCTGCCCAAGCAGCTCCAATGCGTTTAGGATTCAGCTTTTTGTAATTCCCTGACTTTTTTGAATGGGAGATAAGGTCTCCTAAAACAGACTTAGGATGTATCTGAACTCCCTCGGTTGATTCAAACCAAGGTGGAGGTGCTCCAGAATGAACATTTCCACCATCATTTTCAGCAGACACAGAAGAGATTCGGGTGAGCATCTGTATACCTGAAAATGCAGAAAAATCATTAGAAAAAACGCATCATGCACACTAATTTACCACCTCCCTCACAGCCTCCTCAATCCTCTATTCTACCCATAAGAGTGAGAAATAATGCCACAGATTTTTTTTCTCTGCATTCATATTAGTCTTCAAATATTTTGCCTATAAGTAAAAATGCAATAGTGCCacgaaaaatttatatattcaattgGCACATGCTCccaaactttttctttttacgGATTGCGCCCGAACTTTATGGAATTATAAGAACTGAAAAACGGacaaatctatatatatatataggtgaaCACCTTGCTGATTGCTCTCTCCCCTGACCACTTTACCATTATCAAGAACCTGCTATATCCATACAAAAATGCAATATGTTTATCAGTGTCGAAAGTTCACATTACAAAGCTACAAAACAGGGAGCAACAATCAGAATAATGTTTAAAAAGATATCAGAGATTATAAAAAGTACAAGCATGCATTATGAGAAGCAAACTACAGTCCTTGATCATCAAGTCATGAAAATTTTAGATAACTAAAGGAAAAACATCAGATACATTGATCTTGCAAACCAATGAAATCACCAACCAACGACTGCTGAAAGTCTGAAACTCAAATAGTTAGATTCTTGTGCGGAAGAGTCAAAGCGTAAGACCCTTCCCCTCTTACCCCCAAGTCCCCAACACAGAAACTTACTGTTTTATTACAGGAGTAACCACCACTTGACCATAGTCCACCACTACAAGGGAGAGAATGGCTTCCTCTTTCCACTGAGACACAACAAAAGCACACGAAAGATAAGACTCAACTTTCACAAATCCCACAGGTGAACGATAGTTGTAAAGAATAAGAAATGACATCTTCAATATACAGGGTAAGCATACCAGCAAAATCCTGCAAAGCAAGAGAATTTGCACTAGAGCACGCTTCCGAAGGTAAAGAAGAGTTATCAATATCTAATAGGCCAGTATTTCCAACTCCAGAGTGTTCTGAAGAGGATACCTGATACTCATTCGTGTAGCAATGTAAAGGCAAAACAACATTTGAAGGATATGATTTCACAGAATgggaataaatattttcaaaactatcACTATTTCCATTTTTCAATTGATTATGGATATCACTTGAAGGTCCAGAAACTGCTCCATGACTTCCCTCACTTTGCAAGTCAGCTTCTTTTTTTAGGGCCATGCACCTCTTTTCCCACTGCACTCACAAAGAAATGGCAAATGATGAACAAATGCATtctaaattatgaattttttatttccaaattattctaaaaaacgGACAAATATAAGATTGATATAATTTATGGAGCACCTTTGCAACGTCGTTATCAGAAACTGTAAATGCATCCAGCTGATCCGTGGAGCCACCATATTTCCAGAAGAAGTGCTTCAAATTCTTCATATGTTCAATACTTGCTAGGTGACGAATCGCATTTGCACTGCTTCAAGAAACAAGACAACACCCATTACAAATTACAGCTTAGCTAAAGAAAACATTGACTAACAATTCTTCAAGTTGACAACAAAAATTTGATACCGGGAAAATGAACTGGAGAGCTCGTCGATATCTTGGTCACAGAAAACACACCAGAAGCGATTATGAGAAGAAAGTTGAGAACTGAGAGGGGTAGGCGTGTTGAGGAAGAAGCGTACATCAGAGCATTTGTTTTGGAAGCGAGAGAGGAAGGTAGAAAGGGATTTTTTGTGCTTAGGGAAGTATTTGTGGCGGAGACCTTGGTCGTGATTTATATTGCAAACCTTGCAGAActcaaactcaattttcttcttctccctTGTGCCTATTTTAGGCTTGGCACTCCTGCTCTCACTCTCAGATTGCTCCCCCATTATCAATGGATTCACTTTTGGCTTTCCCTATGAACAGAAACACTTTAGTGAACTATTTTCATCCGTCACCTTTTTCACGTAGACAATAATGTCATTTCATTGGTATGATTGGTAAAGTAACAAGGACAACACAGTCCCAAAAGGTACAGCCTAAAATGGGGGATGGGCAAgcctaaataaataaatttgccCATTTCTTACATTGGCTGGCCATATTCATTAATATCAGCTTGTGTATATGCATCTATGCATGATATAACTACCAACAGCAATAACTACAGACATTGAAATGCAGATTATTTACCGGATACATTAATTGGAATAAAATGCAGTACAGGTCTATATTGACAGTCTTAATACCTTCAAAACTATTACACAATTTCAATGAATCAATAGCTAATAAAGAAAATGCAGCAACAGAAATTCTATTCAATAtactttaaaacaaaacagaaaTCGTAACAAGCgaacaaaataacaaataatattaatttagaatGCATAAGAATCTTTAACAAAAGTTTTCTAAGAACCTGTTGGGAAGTTCAAACTTTGATCTCAAGGTAGCACAATCCTTTTCTTCGTCACCTTTTTCCAAAAGCTACAAAAAGAACACAAAAGATATTACGGATAAGATAAGAAAAAACATGACAACACAAACTAGTAAACTTAAGAGACTGAGTTGAGCAGAcatcatcatatatataaataataaataatatagagCAGGATAGGATCAATCTAAAGGCTGACATGTAGTCATTTAAAATCTCACGTCTC from Cicer arietinum cultivar CDC Frontier isolate Library 1 chromosome 5, Cicar.CDCFrontier_v2.0, whole genome shotgun sequence carries:
- the LOC101502032 gene encoding TITAN-like protein isoform X2, which translates into the protein MGEQSESESRSAKPKIGTREKKKIEFEFCKVCNINHDQGLRHKYFPKHKKSLSTFLSRFQNKCSDVRFFLNTPTPLSSQLSSHNRFWCVFCDQDIDELSSSFSRANAIRHLASIEHMKNLKHFFWKYGGSTDQLDAFTVSDNDVAKWEKRCMALKKEADLQSEGSHGAVSGPSSDIHNQLKNGNSDSFENIYSHSVKSYPSNVVLPLHCYTNEYQVSSSEHSGVGNTGLLDIDNSSLPSEACSSANSLALQDFAVERGSHSLPCSGGLWSSGGYSCNKTQVLDNGKVVRGESNQQGIQMLTRISSVSAENDGGNVHSGAPPPWFESTEGVQIHPKSVLGDLISHSKKSGNYKKLNPKRIGAAWAEKRKIEMEMEKRGEIVRNKCDVNWLPNFGRVWQSGSRRESRKEFEKEKQELFSVETQSEMPIMIQPYVSKRMRMDSSGDYASG
- the LOC101502032 gene encoding TITAN-like protein isoform X1 — its product is MGEQSESESRSAKPKIGTREKKKIEFEFCKVCNINHDQGLRHKYFPKHKKSLSTFLSRFQNKCSDVRFFLNTPTPLSSQLSSHNRFWCVFCDQDIDELSSSFSRSANAIRHLASIEHMKNLKHFFWKYGGSTDQLDAFTVSDNDVAKWEKRCMALKKEADLQSEGSHGAVSGPSSDIHNQLKNGNSDSFENIYSHSVKSYPSNVVLPLHCYTNEYQVSSSEHSGVGNTGLLDIDNSSLPSEACSSANSLALQDFAVERGSHSLPCSGGLWSSGGYSCNKTQVLDNGKVVRGESNQQGIQMLTRISSVSAENDGGNVHSGAPPPWFESTEGVQIHPKSVLGDLISHSKKSGNYKKLNPKRIGAAWAEKRKIEMEMEKRGEIVRNKCDVNWLPNFGRVWQSGSRRESRKEFEKEKQELFSVETQSEMPIMIQPYVSKRMRMDSSGDYASG
- the LOC101502362 gene encoding uncharacterized protein codes for the protein MGTNKQEHGISDEGSEVRYQEMVDNEAKDTKKGAAHKLTTESCKSNSMVIKKGHGMIPPHIIAEAISTIRDIDLRWSGPITPKEMEYVEQYVLAKYPEYSRLIEGDGNGIDMSTFIINEEPSENMFDDRGKSPRGTPSPRDSSAYSFGSSLPESDGAKTKLETSRLLDILTKKSSFPGSFISIPEIQARNKVLKHYGLTDDEYLVLFTPSYKDAMMLIGESYPFIKGNYYMTILDREQDYIKEFATFKESKVISAPKTWLDLRIRGSQLSQNFRRRCKISSKGLFSYPADASGTMHWISEAHRNNWHVLLDASVYVVGKDRLHLALHRPDFVICSLDNNTNSNPSRITCLLVRKNSFDTSATSSQVVE
- the LOC101502032 gene encoding TITAN-like protein isoform X3; the protein is MGEQSESESRSAKPKIGTREKKKIEFEFCKVCNINHDQGLRHKYFPKHKKSLSTFLSRFQNKCSDVRFFLNTPTPLSSQLSSHNRFWCVFCDQDIDELSSSFSRSANAIRHLASIEHMKNLKHFFWKYGGSTDQLDAFTVSDNDVAKWEKRCMALKKEADLQSEGSHGAVSGPSSDIHNQLKNGNSDSFENIYSHSVKSYPSNVVLPLHCYTNEYQVSSSEHSGVGNTGLLDIDNSSLPSEACSSANSLALQDFAVERGSHSLPCSGGLWSSGGYSCNKTVLDNGKVVRGESNQQGIQMLTRISSVSAENDGGNVHSGAPPPWFESTEGVQIHPKSVLGDLISHSKKSGNYKKLNPKRIGAAWAEKRKIEMEMEKRGEIVRNKCDVNWLPNFGRVWQSGSRRESRKEFEKEKQELFSVETQSEMPIMIQPYVSKRMRMDSSGDYASG